GACACGCTGAAAAATCCTGTTAGGAATTCAGGTGAGTATCACATGTAGCGGATGCTTTAACTGATGGGTTTGTGTGTTTTCAGGCTTGAAGCCTAATTGAATATCTCAGCGCTGGAAGGAGCTATGCCCAGAAAAAACAAAGGCAAGAACAAGGTGACCATCTATCCTGATTGGTGCAAGGGGTGCGGTATTTGTGTCGCATTCTGCCCGAGCAAGGTGCTCGTAATGAGTCCTGAAGGAAAGGCGGTTGTGGAGCGGGAAGCGGATTGTATACGGTGCGGATTCTGTGAATTGCACTGTCCTGATTTCGCCATAGTGGTCTGTGACAAGGAATTCGACAAGGCAACCGAGCTTGTCAAATTCGAGGACGTCGAGACGGAGAAAAAGAAAGCAACCGGGAAGGGGGCTTAGTACATCATGCCCAGACGCAAGAAACGCACGGAAATATTCGCGCTCGGCAACGAGGCCGTTGCCGAAGGCGCGTTGTTGGCCGGGTGCACGTTTTACGGCGGGTATCCCATCACCCCGTCCACTGAGGTTATGGAGATCATGGCCAATCGCCTGCCTAAAACCGAAGGCGGCGTGTTCATTCAGCTCGAAGACGAAATCGCCAGCATGGGCGCCGTGATCGGGGCCTCCCTGGCCGGGCGCAAGGCCATGACCGCCACCAGTGGTCCCGGTTTTTCGCTCATGCAGGAAAACCTCGGTTATGCCATCATGGCCGAGACGCCCATGGTGCTGGTCAATGTCATGCGCGGCGGGCCGTCCACCGGATTGCCCACATGTCCTGCGCAGGGCGACGTGCAGCAGGCCCGATGGGGTACCCATGGCGACCATCCCATAATTGTTTTGTCCGCTTCCAATGTTCAGGAGTGCCTGGACATGACCATCACTGCCTTCAATATGGCCGAGAAGTATAGAACTCCGGTCATTCTGCTTCTGGACGAGGTTACGTCCCATACCCGTGAAAAGATCGAATTGCCCAATCCGGGCGAGTTCGAGGTCTTTTCACGGACGGTTCCGAGTATGCCGCCGGAATGGTACAAGCCTTATGAAGAAACCGTGCGCGGGGTGCCGCCCATGCCGCCCGTGGGCTCGGGCTATCGCTTTCATGTCACGGGCCTGACCCATGACCGCAACGGGTTTCCCACCCAGCGCCCCGAAGAAGTGGTGGAACTCATGGACCGTATTCATCGCAAGATCGATCAGTTCTTCTATGATATCCAATTGGTGGAAGAGATTCAGACAGAGGATGCAGAAATTTGTGTCATCGCTTACGGCTGCGTGGCCCGTTCCGCCGAACTGGCTGTGCACCAGGCCCGTCAGAATGGCGTCAAGGCCGGGCTGCTCAAGCTGAAAACCTTGTTCCCGTATCCCCGCAGGCATACCGAAAAGGTATTGGCTCACGCCAAGACGTTGATAGTGCCGGAAATGAACATGGGGCAGATGTCCCGCGAGGTGAAACGCGTGACCATGGGTAATGCCGCAGTCAGGACCATCAATCGCGTGGACGGCCAGATCGTCACTCCCTCGGAAATCCTCAAGGTCATCATGCAGGGGTAGCGACATGAGCAAAATCACCGGAAACGAAATAATTCATCAATATCTGAGGCACAACAAGAAGTTTCCTCATGTGCTGTGCGCCGGATGTGGTCACGGCATCGTGTTGGGAACTCTTATCCGTTCGATTCATTCTCTGGGGATTCCCAAGGACGATGTGGTCGTGGTGGCGGGCATAGGCTGTTCGGGGCGTCTGGCTGTATATGTGGACTTCAATACGGTCCATACCACCCACGGCCGCGCATTGACTTTTGCCACGGGCATCAAGATGGCCAATCCCAAGCTCAATGTTATCGCACTCATGGGCGACGGCGATGCTTTGTCCATAGGCGGCAATCATCTGATCCATGCGGCCCGCCGCAACATCGGGGTCACCGCCTTGGTCCTGAACAACAATATCTATGGCATGACAGGCGGTCAGAGTTCTCCGGCAACGCCCGAGGGCTCTGTCACCATGACCAACCCCTACGGTCAGCTTGATCGCAGTTTCGACACAGTTGAGCTTGCCAAGGGTGCAGGGGCCAACTATGTGGCCCGCGGCACGGTCTTCCATGTCAACAGGCTGGAGAAGATCATGACCGAGGCAATCGGTCGCCCCGGATTCAGTCTGGTGGAGGCCATAACGCCGTGTCATACCCAGTTCGGACGCAAGAACAAGTACAAGAGCTCCGTGGACATGTATAAGTGGCTGAAGTCAACGGCCATGTCTGTGGACCGTTACAATGAGCTTCCCGAGGAAAAACGCGGGGACCGTCTGCCCATCGGGGTATTTGTGGATCGGGATCGCCCCGGATTCGAGGAAGTGTACTATGCCATGCAGGCAGACTTCCTCAAGCCGACCGTAAAGGGGGGTAAGTAGATGAAAGCCCAACAGGAACTCGATCGTTTCGAGATACGCTTTTCCGGTCTGGGTGGTCAGGGTATCATCACCCTGGGCAAGATCATGGGGCAGGGCCTGGCATTGGGCCATGGCTACAATGTTACCCAGACACAGAGCTACGGCCCTGAGGCGCGCGGCGGCTCCAGCAAGTGCGATCTGGTCATCAGTTCCCACTCCATCAGTTACCCCAAGGCTGAGAATCTGGATCTGCTGGTGGCCCTTTCTCAGGAGGCGTGCAATGCCTATTTCCCGTATCTGAAACCGGGAGGGGTGCTGGTGCTTGAATCCGATCTGGTCAAGCAGCCGCCCACCAACCAGTTTCTCGGGTTGCCGTTCACCAGCCTTGCCAAAGACAAGGTGGGCATTGCCCAGGCCATGAATACCGTGGTTTTGGGGGCGCTCTCCTTTTTGCTTCCCTTCATGAATCAGGGGACCATGCGCAAAAGCCTGGAGTCGGTACTGCCGCCCAAGATCCGGACCGTCAATACCAAGGCTTTCAACCTCGGTCATCGGATGGCAAAAAAGGAATGGGGTGATGACGCCGGCGATGTCTGGCATGACGGCGACGTCAAAATCCTCAGATAACCTCAGTTGGTTGAATAATAAAACGGGGTGCCGGTTGTCCGGCACCCCGTTTTTGCTTTATGGGTCGGGTTATTCGAAGGAGGTTTTGACGCTGGGGGTCAGTCCTTCATCCTTTTTGAGTTGGGGGAGCATCTGGCGGACATTGTCGCTGATGGGCAGGACCCAGTCGTTGGCCGAGACCACTGCCGAGTCCACCAGCCTGACAACCTTTGCGGACACGTAGACGTAGTTGTCCCCGATGACATAGGTTCCTGTAAGCATTCCTGATCTGGGCGGTAGTTCTTTTTTGGCTCCGGCAAGGCCGCCGGTTTTCCGGTAGTCCGCAGCCGTTGTACCGCCCCCGTAGAGGAGGTCGGTTGCGCCGGGTTCACCTTCGGTGATGAGCATGCCGCGCTGTACTAGACGGTCAGCCACCTGTTGGGACATGACGGAACCGAATATGGATGTGTCGCCGGGGTCGTTCTGGTTTGTGAAACGCTTGACGTATATGGCGGATTGATTGGTCAGTTCCGCTTTCGCCACATTGGAATAGAGAACATCGGCTGCCCGATGGTTGAGTTCGATGATGGGTATTTCTTCGAGGTCATGGTAGGCGCGGGCGGTTGGTGCGGTGTCGAACACGTAATTGAATGTATCTGATGTAGCATCCTTGCTGTCTTCCCACATGCGGTTGCCGCACCCCTGCGTAAACAGAAGGGTGACTGCCATCAGGATACTCAACGCCGTTTTATTCATGTACTGCCGTCCCGGTGTCGCGATTGAAATCATACGTCGAATCGTGAGCGAATACGCTCATGAGATTCTTCGGTCGTTTTTCAGATTTCCTTTAGGATTGCACGAATAAGTTTTGTCATGGCTGCCGAGGACTTTTCGGCCTGGGCGATGACGTGATCAAGAGAGGCCTCCTCCATGCAGTCCGGGAGGTTCTTGTTGGTCAGGCAGGAGATGCCCAGGATTCGGATGCCCATATGGTGGGCGGCAATGGCTTCCATGCAGGTGGACATGCCGATGGCGTCTGCGCCCATGGCTCGGTACATGCGGGTTTCTGCAGGGGTTTCCATGTTCGGTCCCATGATTTGCATGAAGACGCCGCGCTCAAGACGTATGCCCAATTCCAGGGCTTTGTCCACGGCAAGACGGCGCAAGGCGGGATCATACACGGCGCACATGTCCGGGAAGCGGTCTCCCCAGGCATCATTGTTCTCGCCGCGAAGCGGGGTGGTTCCCGTCAGGTTGATGTGGTCTTCGATGAGCATGGGGGAACCCGTCTCGAATGACGGATTCAGCGCGCCCACCGCATTGGTCAGGATGAGTGTCTTTATGCCGAGTTCTCCCAGGACGCGGATGTTGTGGGTCGCTTCCCGGGCCGTGAAGCCTTCGTAGAGGTGGAAACGGCCTTCAAGGGCAAGCACCGGCACTCCGTCGATGGTTCCGGAGATCAGCCGCCCGGCATGGCTCTTGACGGTGGATACGGGGAACTGGTCGATCTCCCTGTAGGGGAGGTAGGTCGGGGTTGCTATTGCTGCGGTCAAACCGCCTAGACCGGTGCCTGTAACGAAAGCGACAGTATCATCTTGAATTATGCCTAGCTTTTCATGTATGTATGCGGCAGAATGTTGTATCTTTTTATGGTATTCCATGCTGGTTCCTTTGGTTTGCACATGCAGTTGGGCAGGAAGAACTCTTTTTAGCTAACGGACCGAACAGACAATTAAGGATAGGCTCGCTTTATGGATATCGTGACTCTACTTGGTCTTGCTGTCGGGTTGTCGCTCATAATCGGTGCGATTATCATCGGTGGAGCTGTTGATGTCTTTATCAATGTTCCCGGTATGATGATCGTTGTCGGCGGCACCCTTGCCTCCATAATGGTGGCCTTCCCTTTCGAAGAAGTTATACAGGCGTTCACAGCGGCATTCAAGATGTTCGTGAGCAGAAAGAGCAAGGTCCGCGACGTGGTCAACATCATGGTCAAGGTCGCCGAGATCAGCCGCCGGGAAGGACTCGTTGCCTTGGAAAATGTTCAGACTGAAAACATGGTCCTCAAGAAGTCCTGCCAGCTCATCGCAGATAACGCCGACCCGGACCTCATTCGTTCCACACTGTCCATCGAGATCAATTCCATGCGCCGACGTCATCAGGTGGGGCAGGATGTATTCAAGCGGCTGGCCTCCCTGGCTCCGGCCTTCGGGATGATGGGAACACTCATAGGGCTTGTCCAGATGCTTTCCCAGCTTGATGATCCCAAATCCATTGGGCCGGCTATGGCCGTAGCGCTGCTGACCACTTTTTACGGGTCGGCCATGTCCACACTCATTTTCATTCCCATGGCCGCGAAGCTCAAAGCCCGCACCCTGCAGGAGCAGTTGAACCTGGAGGTCATTTTCGAAGGAGCCAAGTCCATCCTGGAGAACAACAACCCCAGGCTTGTCTATGAAAAACTGTCATCCTTCCTGGCCCCGGCAGATAGGGAGACGCGCTGATGAGTGATTATGATGATACGTCATTGAATATAATTGAAGAAGACGAGGCCGAGGGCGGCGAGTGGTTGACGACATTTGCCGATCTTTCCATGCTGCTTCTTGTCTTTTTCGTGCTGCTCTATTCCATGTCCACCTTGGATACACAGAAGTTTTCCGATACCTTTTCTTCGGTTACCAAGGCATTGCAAGGGAAAATGGATAAGATCTCCACCAGCAAGATCACCCGTGAAGAGGCTGGTGTGCTCATCGACCAGGCGTTGATGCGCCGACAGATCATCGAATCCCAGCGCAAGGTCTATGCCGAGGTCAAGACCCTTCAAACCAAGAAGGGAGTGGAAGGACTGGTCAGCGCCAATTTCGAAGACGGTGTCATCACCATACGTGTACCCGGGGACGTCATGTTCCCATCCGGTCAGGTCGATCTCACGCCCCAGGGAGTGATTTTGGTGACGGCCCTCAAGGATTTTTTCATTCAACACAAGGACCAGAATATCAAGATCGTCGGGTATACCGACAATGTCCGTCCCAGTTCGAAATCAAGGTTCAAGGACAATTGGGAGGTGTCGGCCCTGCGCGCAGTCAATGTGCTGCGCGAATTGCTTAAGATGGGGCTTGAATCCACCCGGTTGACGGCTACGGGGTTGGCTTATCTCAATCCTCTCTATCCGAACACCTCGGAAGAGTATCGGGCCAAGAACCGGAGGGTTGAGTTCGTGCTTGAAAAACGGGTTTCAGGGAAGTAGGTTTTTCTGGGGTTTCATTGTATTTTGGGGGGAAGAATGGACTTTGAGATAAACATACCCGATGAAGACGAAAAGCTGCGTAAGGCCTTTCGCACCAAGGTTCCCGGTTTGACCGTCCGTTTCCCGGCACTCAATCGTGTCTTGGAGGTCATGGATTTGAGCGCCACAGGGTTTGCCGTGCTTGATTCGGAAAAGGGTTTCAAGGAAAAACAGTCCCTTGAAGTGGAACTCTTGATCAAGAACAAATTGTTCATAAGCGGCGTCACCGCCATTATCATGCGCGTACTCGATAACGGCATCGTCGGCATGAATTTCGTCGATCTTGATCGCAATAAGCAGATCAAGCTCGACAAGCTGGTTCTTGAGGTTCAGAAACGACTCATCGCTCTGCGCAAGAAGAAACGCGAGCAAGGCTGACCGTGAATTTCAAAAACATCGACCGCCATAAGGTCCTTATTGCCAACCGAGGTGAAATCGCCATGCGGGTCATGGGCGCATGTCAGCGTCTGGACCTGGATTTCGTTTGCGTCTGTACGCCAGAGGATCGGACTTCCGGCCATGTGAAGCTTGCCCGTGAACTGGCGGGAAAAGAAGCGGTCTACACAATCACCTCGTATATTGATGCCAACGAGCTGTTTTCCGTGGCCGATGCCAGTGGCGCTACGGCCGTGCATCCCGGATACGGTTTTTTCGCCGAGGATTTTCGGTTTGCCAGGCGGGTGGTGCGTCGGGATCGGCCCATGGTGTTCATAGGGCCGTCCTGGTGGGTCATCCGTGACTTGGGAGACAAGATCAATACCAAGCGTATCGCCCGTTCTCTGGGCGTCCCGACCGTGCCGGGGTCGGACAGGCCCGTGTACAGTGAGCTTGAGGCCGATGAGATTGCCTCCAGCCTGTTCGAGTTTCAGGCCAGCCAGGGCATTGTGGACGGCGTGGTCATGGTCAAAGCCTCGGCCGGCGGCGGCGGGATGGGGATCGAGGAGGTCGGGGATTTCAATGAGTTCCGGTCCGTGTTCAGGCGGATTCGCAACTATGCCAAACGGAATTTTGGCGATGAGGGTGTACTCATCGAGCAGCGCATTTTCGATTTCAACCACCTGGAAGTGCAGGTGGTTTCCGAACGGAAAGGCAAGAATCATGTCCACTTCGGCACACGGAATTGTTCGGTGCAGTCTTCGGGTAAACAAAAGCGCATCGAGGTGGCACCGGGTTTCACGCCGGACGTGGTCCCGTATACCTTTGACGCAGGTCGGGTCCTGACCGAAATTACCGAACACTCGCTGGCCATGGCTCGCGAGTCGGGTTACGACAACGTGGGCACCTGGGAGTGGATCATTACACCCAAAGGCGAGCCGTTTCTCATGGAGGTCAACACGCGAATTCAGGTTGAAAACGGGGTCTCGGCAGTTATCTCTAGGGTAAAGGACAAGCCCGTGGATATCCTCACCGAGCAGATTCGTCTGGCCCTGGGGGCACCGCTGGGCTACGGACAGGCTGATATCGATTTTCACGGGGTGGGCATCGAGTACCGCATCGTGGCCGAGAATACGGCCAATCGGTTTACGCCGTGCGCCGGACGGATTACCCGGTTCGACTGGCCCGAGAGGGACTGGCTTGATGTGTACACGCATGTGCCCCTGGACTGCGAATATGAAATTCCCATGGAGTTTGATCCGAACCTTGCCCTGGCCATCATATGGGGATGCGACCTGGCCGAGGCCAAGGCGCGCGGGCTGGAGTTCCTCGATGCGTTGGTCCTGGAGGGAAACGTATGTGGCAATGCAGAAGTGTTCTATACCAACATCCAGTATCTGAAAGCAAAAACCGGTAGACTTCTGGAGTTCTGATCATGGATAGAGAAAGAAGAATCCAGAGTATCAAGGACCGTTTGAATTATATTCAAGACATCTTCGGGAATCGGGAAGATGAGTCAATCCGCCTGCTTTCAGCCAAGTTCGGTGAATTGTTGGAGCGACATCAGAGCCTTCCGGCCGGCGTCAAAGCCGACGAGCTTTCCCGGATAGCGGACCTGTTCGATTTCTCCGAGCGTAAGCTCGACACCACGCTTACCCCCATGGATCGGGTGCGCATAGTGCGTCATCCCCAGCGCGTGTGTCTCAAGGATATCCTGGAGAACGTCTACGATAATTACACCGAGATCGGTGGCCGGGGCGAGTACAACATCGACCCGAGTATGCTGATAGCAAGAGCAGTGTTTTCCCGACGCGTGGGCGGCAAGGTCATCAATCAGATGGTCATGGTCATCGGACAGGAAAAAGGACACGGGGAGGCTTTCCGCAACGGAGGGTCGGTTAAGCCCTGGGGCAATGCCAAGGCCCTGCATTACATGAAAGTGGCTGAGACCGAGAATATCCCGGTTCACGCCTTTGTGTTCACTCCGGGAGCCTATCCCGTGGAGGACTGGCCCGGTGCCGCTCAGCAGATTGCGAGGAATCTCTATGAGTTGGCTGCGCTTCGCGTGCCGGTCATTTCCGTTTTTTCCGAGGGCGGTTCAGGGGGAGCCGAGGCTATCGGTCTGGCGGATCGTCGAATCATGCTCTCTCATGGCTATTATTCCGTGATTTCTCCCGAGGGTGCAGCGGCCATTGAAGCCGGTTTGCGGGGCGGAACCAGGGCCACGCCTGAGCTGATCGAAAAATGTGCCCGCCTGCTGTGCATCACGGCCGAAGACAATCTTCGCAACGGGTATGTGGATCGGGTGCTTCAGGAACCTCCGCTGGGCGCGCGACCCCATCATTATGATTTTTTCAATGAATTGCGGCGGGAATTGATCCAGGCCACCAATGAAGCGGTGAGCGAGGTCAAGCCCATGAAGCTGTATCGGGCCATGGCCGTTCGTGCCAGCAAGACCGATGACGCCGAATCCATCTATATGCGGTGGAATCTATCCAAGTCCGGTCTCAACCGGTTGGTGGAGATGCGCCAGCGCAAGTTCCGGGCAATGAGCCGTCATGCCCGTCTGGATGGTACCGGCATAATCAGCCGGGCTGTAGCGGCCACCAAGGGAAGCATCTGGGCCACCCATTCATTTTTGCGTTACGATCTGCTGGGGCGGCAAAAAAAGCGGTTGAATGCCGTGTTTGAAGATCTCGGAGCCGAGGCCCATCTGGTGCGTCACAAGCTGCTTATGCCGATCAAGCGGGCCGTGGATAAGCTTCTGCCCGGCAACGGTGCCGGACAGATAAGAGGGGGCGAGGAAGTTCTGGACAAGTTGACCCGGCTTTCCTGTCCCGAGGACGGGGCGTGCCTGGGGGGCAGCGAATGGGCCTGGACCAGTCCACGCAGTCAGGAGGACCGGACCATAACCTGTCCCAATGTACGAACTCAACACTGCCCGGACCTATGGGTGCCGGATCTGTTCGGCGACTTTGCGGGAGTATGTCCCTCTTGCGGGCATCATTTCCCCATGGAATACCGCTGGTATTTGAAAAATGTCTTTGATTACTATGAATCCAAGGAATTCAACCAGCAGCTTGAATCCATCAATCCCCTTGGCTATGAAAAATTCGATCTCAAGTTGGACAAGGCCAAGGAGCAGACTGGCCTGAAATCCGCTTGCATCACCTTTGAGACATCCATTGAAGAAGTGGACACGGTGGTGGCGGTTCTGTGCGCCCCGTTCAGGGGCGGCAGTGTCGGGGCTGCCGAGGGTGAAAAGTTCATACGGGCGGCGGAGCGGGCGACTCGCAAGCGTCAGCCGTTCATCGCATACGTTCACGGCACCGCAGGCATCCGCATTCAGGAGGGCGTCAACGGCGTTATCCAGATGCCGCGTTGCACCATTGCCGTGCGTCGGTATATTGATGCTGGCGGCCTCTACCTGGTGCTCTACGACACCAATTCCTATGCCGGTCCAGTGGCCAGTTTTCTTGGCTGTTCCCCTTATCAATTCGCGGTGCAGTCCTCCAATATCGGGTTCGCAGGGCCGGGGGTCATCACCGAGACCACGGGGATCACTGTCGCACCGGATTATCACAGGGCGTATCACGCGCTGTCCCGCGGTCATATCCATGGCATATGGGATCGACGGGAGGTCAAGAAGAACCTTCACCAATCTCTCTTGACCATGGGTGGGCGCAACCTTTACTATCGTTAACTAATGCGATACATCCAGCGCGTCCCGTGTTTTAAACACGGATAAAAAAGATGATAATAGAGGAAATTTAGTGCTTAATATTAAAGGTTTGCTTGATAAGGTCAAGGCGTCTCCCTATCGCGAGATCGTGGTCGAGGCTCCCCATACCGGTGTAGTCGAATTTGCCGAGTTGAAGCAGGGCGACAAGGTGCGCGGCCCTGGTGGGGATTTCAAGGAAAAGCCCGGCACCCTGTTGGTCAATCTCACCCGCGAGAAGAACAGGAAGCCCATCGTCGCCCCTGAAAAGGGTGTGATCGAGGCCCTGCATCTGCAGCACGAAGGCCGTTTTGTGGAAGCGGGTGAACCCTTGGTGACCATCAAGCATTACATGACCCGCAAGGAAGTCATTGAGTTGATCCTTCGGGAGGCCTTGTTCCTGTTCCGGGCTCCTGAGCGGGCAAAATATTATTTTGTCCCTGAAGTGGATCAGAAACTCAAGGTCTCGGGCAAACGTTCGGTCAAGGTCCATGATGGCATGGAATTCCTGATCGTATCCCGCATGAAAAGGGAGACCCCCCTGGTCTACTCCGGGCCTGAGGGCATCATCTATTCCGTGTATTTCGGTCGCGGTGACAATGTCGACGAGGGACAACCTCTCATCGGCGTCTGTCCCGAAGACCAGCTTACCGTCATTCAGGATGTGGTCGCCCGTATCCAGAGCGAGTGGGAAGAAGAGGCGTAACCGACTTCAAGACCAAAGGGGAATCACATGGGCAGACTGCTGCAAGTTCGGGTTTCTGCGTGGACATTCAGTGAGGATGAGGTCGAAAAGAAGTGGCCTTCCCTGTGGAATCTGGTCTGGGAGGACAGCAGTGTCATCCCCAAGAAAGGCGTGCTCGAACTGGCCGCAGCGGTGTTTGATGCTGTCCGGGCGGGGCTTATTCCCGATGATCAGGCCAAGGCATTGAAGGAACAGGCCGACAAGGTCGATGATCTGCGCCTGGCCGTTGAAAAGGCCCTTGCCGACTGGAAGCCTGCCGAGGCGGACAAGCTAATCTACGCATTGGAAGACACCCTTGATGTGTTGGAAGACATTGCAGAGAAATTTTGATACTGATTTTTCATACGAAATATAGAAGGCAAGGAGTTTTGAAATGGCTGGCAGCATGAATAAAGTGAT
This sequence is a window from Pseudodesulfovibrio sp. S3. Protein-coding genes within it:
- a CDS encoding 4Fe-4S dicluster domain-containing protein codes for the protein MPRKNKGKNKVTIYPDWCKGCGICVAFCPSKVLVMSPEGKAVVEREADCIRCGFCELHCPDFAIVVCDKEFDKATELVKFEDVETEKKKATGKGA
- a CDS encoding 2-oxoacid:acceptor oxidoreductase subunit alpha, producing MPRRKKRTEIFALGNEAVAEGALLAGCTFYGGYPITPSTEVMEIMANRLPKTEGGVFIQLEDEIASMGAVIGASLAGRKAMTATSGPGFSLMQENLGYAIMAETPMVLVNVMRGGPSTGLPTCPAQGDVQQARWGTHGDHPIIVLSASNVQECLDMTITAFNMAEKYRTPVILLLDEVTSHTREKIELPNPGEFEVFSRTVPSMPPEWYKPYEETVRGVPPMPPVGSGYRFHVTGLTHDRNGFPTQRPEEVVELMDRIHRKIDQFFYDIQLVEEIQTEDAEICVIAYGCVARSAELAVHQARQNGVKAGLLKLKTLFPYPRRHTEKVLAHAKTLIVPEMNMGQMSREVKRVTMGNAAVRTINRVDGQIVTPSEILKVIMQG
- a CDS encoding 2-oxoacid:ferredoxin oxidoreductase subunit beta; the protein is MSKITGNEIIHQYLRHNKKFPHVLCAGCGHGIVLGTLIRSIHSLGIPKDDVVVVAGIGCSGRLAVYVDFNTVHTTHGRALTFATGIKMANPKLNVIALMGDGDALSIGGNHLIHAARRNIGVTALVLNNNIYGMTGGQSSPATPEGSVTMTNPYGQLDRSFDTVELAKGAGANYVARGTVFHVNRLEKIMTEAIGRPGFSLVEAITPCHTQFGRKNKYKSSVDMYKWLKSTAMSVDRYNELPEEKRGDRLPIGVFVDRDRPGFEEVYYAMQADFLKPTVKGGK
- a CDS encoding 2-oxoacid:acceptor oxidoreductase family protein, producing the protein MKAQQELDRFEIRFSGLGGQGIITLGKIMGQGLALGHGYNVTQTQSYGPEARGGSSKCDLVISSHSISYPKAENLDLLVALSQEACNAYFPYLKPGGVLVLESDLVKQPPTNQFLGLPFTSLAKDKVGIAQAMNTVVLGALSFLLPFMNQGTMRKSLESVLPPKIRTVNTKAFNLGHRMAKKEWGDDAGDVWHDGDVKILR
- a CDS encoding FlgO family outer membrane protein gives rise to the protein MAVTLLFTQGCGNRMWEDSKDATSDTFNYVFDTAPTARAYHDLEEIPIIELNHRAADVLYSNVAKAELTNQSAIYVKRFTNQNDPGDTSIFGSVMSQQVADRLVQRGMLITEGEPGATDLLYGGGTTAADYRKTGGLAGAKKELPPRSGMLTGTYVIGDNYVYVSAKVVRLVDSAVVSANDWVLPISDNVRQMLPQLKKDEGLTPSVKTSFE
- a CDS encoding purine-nucleoside phosphorylase, whose amino-acid sequence is MEYHKKIQHSAAYIHEKLGIIQDDTVAFVTGTGLGGLTAAIATPTYLPYREIDQFPVSTVKSHAGRLISGTIDGVPVLALEGRFHLYEGFTAREATHNIRVLGELGIKTLILTNAVGALNPSFETGSPMLIEDHINLTGTTPLRGENNDAWGDRFPDMCAVYDPALRRLAVDKALELGIRLERGVFMQIMGPNMETPAETRMYRAMGADAIGMSTCMEAIAAHHMGIRILGISCLTNKNLPDCMEEASLDHVIAQAEKSSAAMTKLIRAILKEI
- a CDS encoding MotA/TolQ/ExbB proton channel family protein produces the protein MDIVTLLGLAVGLSLIIGAIIIGGAVDVFINVPGMMIVVGGTLASIMVAFPFEEVIQAFTAAFKMFVSRKSKVRDVVNIMVKVAEISRREGLVALENVQTENMVLKKSCQLIADNADPDLIRSTLSIEINSMRRRHQVGQDVFKRLASLAPAFGMMGTLIGLVQMLSQLDDPKSIGPAMAVALLTTFYGSAMSTLIFIPMAAKLKARTLQEQLNLEVIFEGAKSILENNNPRLVYEKLSSFLAPADRETR
- a CDS encoding flagellar motor protein MotB, with translation MSDYDDTSLNIIEEDEAEGGEWLTTFADLSMLLLVFFVLLYSMSTLDTQKFSDTFSSVTKALQGKMDKISTSKITREEAGVLIDQALMRRQIIESQRKVYAEVKTLQTKKGVEGLVSANFEDGVITIRVPGDVMFPSGQVDLTPQGVILVTALKDFFIQHKDQNIKIVGYTDNVRPSSKSRFKDNWEVSALRAVNVLRELLKMGLESTRLTATGLAYLNPLYPNTSEEYRAKNRRVEFVLEKRVSGK
- a CDS encoding PilZ domain-containing protein, which gives rise to MDFEINIPDEDEKLRKAFRTKVPGLTVRFPALNRVLEVMDLSATGFAVLDSEKGFKEKQSLEVELLIKNKLFISGVTAIIMRVLDNGIVGMNFVDLDRNKQIKLDKLVLEVQKRLIALRKKKREQG
- a CDS encoding biotin carboxylase N-terminal domain-containing protein; this translates as MNFKNIDRHKVLIANRGEIAMRVMGACQRLDLDFVCVCTPEDRTSGHVKLARELAGKEAVYTITSYIDANELFSVADASGATAVHPGYGFFAEDFRFARRVVRRDRPMVFIGPSWWVIRDLGDKINTKRIARSLGVPTVPGSDRPVYSELEADEIASSLFEFQASQGIVDGVVMVKASAGGGGMGIEEVGDFNEFRSVFRRIRNYAKRNFGDEGVLIEQRIFDFNHLEVQVVSERKGKNHVHFGTRNCSVQSSGKQKRIEVAPGFTPDVVPYTFDAGRVLTEITEHSLAMARESGYDNVGTWEWIITPKGEPFLMEVNTRIQVENGVSAVISRVKDKPVDILTEQIRLALGAPLGYGQADIDFHGVGIEYRIVAENTANRFTPCAGRITRFDWPERDWLDVYTHVPLDCEYEIPMEFDPNLALAIIWGCDLAEAKARGLEFLDALVLEGNVCGNAEVFYTNIQYLKAKTGRLLEF
- a CDS encoding acetyl-CoA carboxylase carboxyl transferase subunit alpha/beta, with translation MDRERRIQSIKDRLNYIQDIFGNREDESIRLLSAKFGELLERHQSLPAGVKADELSRIADLFDFSERKLDTTLTPMDRVRIVRHPQRVCLKDILENVYDNYTEIGGRGEYNIDPSMLIARAVFSRRVGGKVINQMVMVIGQEKGHGEAFRNGGSVKPWGNAKALHYMKVAETENIPVHAFVFTPGAYPVEDWPGAAQQIARNLYELAALRVPVISVFSEGGSGGAEAIGLADRRIMLSHGYYSVISPEGAAAIEAGLRGGTRATPELIEKCARLLCITAEDNLRNGYVDRVLQEPPLGARPHHYDFFNELRRELIQATNEAVSEVKPMKLYRAMAVRASKTDDAESIYMRWNLSKSGLNRLVEMRQRKFRAMSRHARLDGTGIISRAVAATKGSIWATHSFLRYDLLGRQKKRLNAVFEDLGAEAHLVRHKLLMPIKRAVDKLLPGNGAGQIRGGEEVLDKLTRLSCPEDGACLGGSEWAWTSPRSQEDRTITCPNVRTQHCPDLWVPDLFGDFAGVCPSCGHHFPMEYRWYLKNVFDYYESKEFNQQLESINPLGYEKFDLKLDKAKEQTGLKSACITFETSIEEVDTVVAVLCAPFRGGSVGAAEGEKFIRAAERATRKRQPFIAYVHGTAGIRIQEGVNGVIQMPRCTIAVRRYIDAGGLYLVLYDTNSYAGPVASFLGCSPYQFAVQSSNIGFAGPGVITETTGITVAPDYHRAYHALSRGHIHGIWDRREVKKNLHQSLLTMGGRNLYYR
- a CDS encoding biotin attachment protein; amino-acid sequence: MLNIKGLLDKVKASPYREIVVEAPHTGVVEFAELKQGDKVRGPGGDFKEKPGTLLVNLTREKNRKPIVAPEKGVIEALHLQHEGRFVEAGEPLVTIKHYMTRKEVIELILREALFLFRAPERAKYYFVPEVDQKLKVSGKRSVKVHDGMEFLIVSRMKRETPLVYSGPEGIIYSVYFGRGDNVDEGQPLIGVCPEDQLTVIQDVVARIQSEWEEEA